Proteins from one Toxotes jaculatrix isolate fToxJac2 chromosome 13, fToxJac2.pri, whole genome shotgun sequence genomic window:
- the LOC121191803 gene encoding gonadotropin-releasing hormone II receptor-like: MAGNLSLWISTPVAPLQNTSVFSLLNSSAPPSAPPWAAPSFTVAARCRVAATLVLFAFAAISNLSVLISVCWGRGYRLAAHLRPLIASLASADLMMTFVVMPLDAIWNITVQWYAGDVMCKLLCFLKLFAMHSAAFILVVVSLDRYRAILHPLDSLDAGLRNRRMLLVAWTLSVLLASPQLFIFRAIKADGVDFTQCVTHGSFQHRWQETAYNMFHFVTLYVFPLLVMTFCYTRILTKINGQMHKSKDGEHCLRRSGTDMIPKARMKTLKMTIVIVSSFVICWTPYYLLGIWYWFQPAIIQRTPEYIHHILFVFGNLNSCCDPVIYGFYTPSFRADLADVVACCRSRQSGDASPRSVDHLSAKNARASREMESDLSSNQHSGNPS; this comes from the exons ATGGCAGGAAACCTGTCCCTGTGGATTTCCACTCCTGTGGCTCCTTTACAGAACACCTCTGTCTTCTCCCTGCTCAACTCATCTGCGCCGCCCTCCGCTCCGCCCTGGGCGGCTCCGTCCTTCACTGTGGCGGCCCGCTGCCGTGTAGCCGCCACCCTGGTGCTGTTCGCCTTTGCTGCCATCAGTAACCTGTCAGTCCTCATCAGTGTGTGCTGGGGGCGGGGCTATCGCCTGGCAGCACACCTCCGCCCGCTCATTGCCAGTTTGGCGTCAGCCGATCTGATGATGACCTTTGTGGTGATGCCACTGGATGCCATTTGGAACATTACGGTACAGTGGTATGCCGGGGATGTCATGTGTAAGTTGCTGTGTTTCCTCAAGCTCTTTGCCATGCACTCGGCTGCATTCATACTGGTGGTGGTGAGTCTGGACCGCTACCGGGCCATCCTCCATCCTTTGGACTCTCTCGATGCTGGGCTCAGGAACAGACGCATGCTGCTGGTGGCCTGGACTCTGAGTGTGCTGCTGGCCTCTCCCCAG CTCTTCATCTTTCGGGCCATTAAGGCCGATGGGGTGGACTTCACTCAGTGTGTGACCCATGGAAGTTTCCAGCATCGATGGCAGGAGACAGCATACAACATGTTTCACTTTGTGACGCTGTATGTCTTCCCCCTGCTTGTCATGACTTTCTGCTACACCCGCATCCTCACCAAGATCAATGGGCAGATGCACAAGAGCAAAG atgGCGAGCACTGCCTGAGACGCAGTGGAACAGACATGATACCGAAAGCCCGGATGAAGACCCTCAAGATGACCATTGTGATTGTTAGCTCCTTTGTCATCTGCTGGACACCCTACTACCTCCTGGGGATCTGGTACTGGTTCCAACCAGCAATCATCCAGCGCACACCGGAGTACATACACCACATACTGTTTGTCTTTGGCAACCTGAACTCGTGCTGCGACCCTGTCATCTACGGCTTCTACACGCCGTCGTTCCGGGCCGACCTCGCCGACGTGGTGGCGTGCTGCCGCAGCCGCCAAAGCGGCGACGCCTCGCCTCGCTCTGTGGATCACCTGTCTGCTAAAAACGCCCGAGCCTCTCGAGAGATGGAGTCCGATCTGAGCTCAAACCAGCACAGCGGGAATCCCAGTTAA